The region TGGGCGCATCCCCTATGTACGCATTTTTCAAGGTGGTGTTCCCGGATATCATGCCCGGCGTGCTCTCCGGCTTTCTGCTGGCGTTTACCATGTCCTTAGATGACTTTATCATCACCCACTTCACAAAGGGCGCAGGCATCAACACTCTGTCCACCCTGATTTACAGTGAAGTGAGGCGCGGCATACGGCCGTCCATGTACGCACTGTCATCCATTATATTTCTGACCGTGCTGATTCTTCTCATCTTTGTTAACTTCCGGTCCATTAAAAAACCGGAAAAGGCATAACCGAATTCAGACATTAAAGGAGAACGATTATGAAAAAGAAAATGACAATCACCCTTGCTGCCGCATCCATGGCAGTTCTGTCCGCCGCCCTCTTAACCGGCTGCGGCAAATCCGGTTCCTCCCCCGAAGGAGGAAACAAGGAAGACAACAAGTTAAACGTATACAACTGGGGCGAGTACATTGACGAGGATGTCATCACCCAGTTTGAGGATGAAACCGGCATACAGGTTGTCTACGATGTGTTTGAGACCAACGAGGAGATGTATCCTGTCATTGAGGCCGGCGCTGTGAAATACGACGTTGTATGTCCCTCCGACTACATGATTCAGCGCATGATTGAAAACAATCTTCTGGCTGAACTCAGCTTTGACAACATTCCAAATTATAAGGAAATCGGCCAGCAATATCTGGATATCTCCAAGGGCTTTGACCCTGAGAACAAGTATTCCGTACCCTACTGCTGGGGAACCATGGGAATTCTCTACAACACCAAGCGTCTGGAGGAGCTGGGCGTTCCCGCTCCCACCAAGTGGTCTGATTTGTGGGATGAGCGCTTAAGCGGCGAAATTCTCATGCAGAACAGCGTAAGAGACGCATTTACCGTGGCTCTGAAGATGAAGGGATATTCCTTAAACAGCACCAATTCCGATGAACTGGCCCAGGCCCGTGATCTGCTGATTGAGCAGAAGCCTCTTGTCCAGGCATATGTGATTGACCAGGTAAGGGATAAGATGATTGGCGGCGAGGCTGCTGTGGGCGTGATTTATTCCGGGGAAATGCTCTACATCCAGGATGCAGTGGCGGAACAGGGTCTGGATTACAGCCTGGAGTATGTAATCCCCGAGGAGGGAACCAACTACTGGATTGACTCCTGGGTTATTCCGGCTAACGCGGAGCACAAGGAAAATGCGGAGAAGTGGATTGACTTCCTGTGCCGCCCTGACATCGCCAAAAAGAACTTTGAATATATCACCTACGCCACGCCAAACACAGGCGCCTATGATTTGCTGGACCACGACCTTAAGAACAACAAGGCCCTGTTCCCTGATTTAGATAAGCTGTCTAACTGCGAGATTATCCAGTATCTGGGAGACGATGTGGATACCATCTACAATGACATGTGGAAGGAAATTAAATCCGAGTAAAATATACCGCTTTAACCTAAATAAGGCCACAACATAAGAGGGGGCTGTTGCACTGAAAAAACAGGAAATTTTCAGTGTAATAGTCCTTTTTCCATTTCTTCAGC is a window of Enterocloster clostridioformis DNA encoding:
- a CDS encoding ABC transporter substrate-binding protein, whose product is MKKKMTITLAAASMAVLSAALLTGCGKSGSSPEGGNKEDNKLNVYNWGEYIDEDVITQFEDETGIQVVYDVFETNEEMYPVIEAGAVKYDVVCPSDYMIQRMIENNLLAELSFDNIPNYKEIGQQYLDISKGFDPENKYSVPYCWGTMGILYNTKRLEELGVPAPTKWSDLWDERLSGEILMQNSVRDAFTVALKMKGYSLNSTNSDELAQARDLLIEQKPLVQAYVIDQVRDKMIGGEAAVGVIYSGEMLYIQDAVAEQGLDYSLEYVIPEEGTNYWIDSWVIPANAEHKENAEKWIDFLCRPDIAKKNFEYITYATPNTGAYDLLDHDLKNNKALFPDLDKLSNCEIIQYLGDDVDTIYNDMWKEIKSE